The sequence cttgttctcctaaagctgcagaaagcagcagtgggcctgacttcatgctacacctacaaacctgagaatggagccgagctttattgctaaacaggatttggggttttttgtccgtgctaaatggaaagtgtttgtccattggtggtccaacaggacaacgatttggatggatgaatgatttGACGTTGTTGataatgtttttattatcaataccgctgaaaatggaagcggagatgtttcagagcaccagagttcagaaagagtttctaatcacaCACCGCCTGCATCTTTCAAAATATGGTTTCAACCCCTTTAACATGATCAAATagtcataacaatgaacaagtaTCACGTGTCCTGTTATTTATACTTGAATTCGTtatgtttaatacatttccgTGTGTGTACAACCACCTCCTCAGCAACGATGCCCAATTCAACGTGGCCTACTACTGCAACGTTCTGGTGGATTCAGCAGGTCTCTGCTACTGGTCACCACCCGCCATCTTCACatcgtcctgctccatcagcgtcaaatatttcccctttgactggcaggactgcacgctcaaattcacgtatgcacgggcaggatttttcattgttgtttgaaacgcagacaaactctgacatgatgttttaaactgagctgagtcaagattttatagaatctaaacacatgagaggagaaaaaggtgcaaaaataaaatgcacggtgcagctaaactctcccagtaggaaaaaaggctttttaaattctgaactgCATTTCCCATGTTGCCTTGCAGCTCTCTAACGTACAATGCCAAAGAGATCAGGTTGCTCCTGAAGGAAGACATAGTCATTGAAACCAAGTGGACGGTTGAATGGATCATTATTGATCCTGCAAGCTTTACAGGTAACCAaatgttggattgcaatacctcttgtgtgtcactgccaatccgcgtgttctttaaatgaagacttcaagtaaacaaatgccaatttcaaaatgtatttacaataaaattatttcaagatacaaatattacagagctctgggccagttcataaccctataaacaacagagtcaattgtcagggcatgaagtctgaccgcctaactatcccttggcccagtcttttatagaacaatatatgtaaattattgatgctaattcactccaatccagtccttcttcttggatgacctcatcttcttcttcccgcctcatttggtgttggtgcagtccttcttctccattgtcttcccagatagccaggtcagaggtcattcctgccgaggaacttatcaacaccagtaaacaattctgtcacgttttacgatgggggtctaccactttccttctgactgtctcctcctggctccaactgtctaaacaacattcatgtcaaggaagggtcaactgactacttatctttattccactgattaaacattctactattcctaacttctaaagtgcttataacagaaaacagaaacatatggtacaacacatgctaataaaataaagacaattctcttcacaagtaatttattttttttactgcatacAGTCCTGGAGCTTGTTGGGGACTTTCAGTGTACTGGATGCTGTTGATACATGCAGAGAAGTTGTTTTCCCCAGAGCCTGAGCCttcagactggctgcagctccaaccaGACTGACAGTCATAACTTCATCACTTGTGTCTGAACTCTGGCTTTGACCAACAGAGAATGGTGAGTGGGAGATCATCCACCGACCCGCCAAGAGAAACACCTACAAACACATTCCCATGGAGAGCAACAAGCATCAGGACATCACCTTCTACCTGGTCATCAGACGCAAACCTCTCTTCTACGtggtcaacatcatcatcccctgcgtgctcatctcctcctccctcgctgGTCTACTACCTGCCCGCAGACAGTCAGTGCAGAGTCACAGAACGTACTGAAGCCAGCGTCAGGCAGATGAACAGTCTGGGACCTTTTCAGAATCACAACTACATGAACTGAGTTAACCTTCAACAGCACCCAAAGAATCAGACATTATAGCTGAATATCACGTCAGCACGGGACAACACagctaataaagcagcaaacatcgGTAGTGGGCGGAGCTGAGGGGCCGCCATTAATCGAGAAACATTAATTAGCTCCCCAACAgatttttgaatatattttaaaaaggataataaaaatgtgtgtgtgtgtgtgtaggtggtgagAAGATGACACTGTCCATCTCGGTGCTGCTCGCTCAGTCTGTCTTCCTACTCTTGATCTCTCAAaggctccagaaacatccacgTCCGTTCCTCTTATTGTGAAGTAGGTAAACGCACCATTTACTCCACATCACTTTAACTCTGAATCAGATATATTCTGCTTCTCCAAACTATATATACATTAgggctgcagaaccaggtgacaaccggctgagatttaaaaaatggaaaacacctgagtgtgtttgtgtgttgaagatatttgatgttcatcatggtggtggtgacggtggtggtgctgaactgTGTGGTCGTCCTCAACCTCCACTTCAGGACGCCGAGCACGCACGTCATGTCTGAGTGGACCAAacaggtaagacacacacatcctgttgtccctttgttgaacagatgaacatcaggatatatgaacatgtgactgaataacatatgaaagaggatatatgaacctatgacttaataacatatgaaagaggatatatgaacctatgacttaataacatgaaagaggatatatgaacatgtgacttaataacatatgaaagaggatatatgaacatatgacttaataacatgaaagaggatatatgaacatatgacttaataacatgaaagaggatatataaacatatgacttaataacatgaaagaggatatatgaacatatgacttaataacatgaaagaggatatataaacatatgacttaataacatgaaagaggatatataaacatatgacttaataacatatgaaagaggatatatgaacctatgacttaataacatatgaaagagaatatatgaacatatgacttaacacgaaagaggatatatgaatatatcacttaataacatgaaagaggataaaatagtaacgtataatacagacatttgaagagacaattaagagaatgtttccatgcttctaagagtgcccgaggagccatttagaactttataaagatgcattgtgtgataccaggaactaatttaacttcaaggcgaagctgcttctgctttgtcgaccatcgactgatctcctgaaagtccaccagcgctttttaaaaacggaatttttcatctatggagggagtagacggcagatgtttccacagatgctcttcaccagtggtcagtgagtgatgcagcagatgagcgggaggtgactggcttcaaccagctactgactcaatgtctccagcccatagtgtggattctctacaagatcagacagcagcttcactcctgaatccttcagctggttcccactcaggtccagaatatattttaaaaaggataataaaaatgtgtgtgtgtgtgtgtaggtggtgagAAGATGACACTGTCCATCTCGGTGCTGCTCGCTCAGTCTGTCTTCCTACTCTTGATCTCTCAAaggctccagaaacatccacgTCCGTTCCTCTTATTGTGAAGTAGGTAAACGCACCATTTACTCCACATCACTTTAACTCTGAATCAGATATATTCTGCTTCTCCAAACTATATATACATTAgggctgcagaaccaggtgacaaccggctgagatttaaaaaatggaaaacatctgagtgtgtttgtgtgttgaagatatttgatgttcatcatggtggtggtgacggtggtggtgctgaactgTGTGGTCGTCCTCAACCTCCACTTCAGGACGCCGAGCACGCACGTCATGTCTGAGTGGACCAAACAGGTAAgacacacatcctgttgtccctttgttgaacagatgaacatcaggatatatgaacatgtgactgaataacatatgaaagaggatatatgaacctatgacttaataacatatgaaagaggatatatgaacctatgacttaataacatatgaaagaggatatatgaacctatgacttaataacatgaaagaggatatatgaacatatgacttaataacatgaaagaggatatatgaacatatgacttaataacatgaaagaggatatatgaacatatgacttaataacatgaaagaggatatataaacatatgacttaataacatgaaagaggatatatgaacctatgacttaataacatatgaaagaggatatatgaacctatgacttaacatatgaaagaggatatatgaacatatgacttaataacacgaaagaggatatatgaatatatcacttaataacatgaaagaggataaaatagtaacgtataatacagacatttgaagagacaattaagagaatgtttccatgcttctaagagtggccgaggagccatttagaactttataaagatgcattgtgtgataccaggaactaatttaacttcaaggcgaagctgcttctgctttgtcgaccatcgactgatctcctgaaagtccaccagcgctttttaaaaactgaatttttcatctatggagggagtagacggcagatgtttccacagatgctcttcaccagtggtcagtgagtgatgcagcagatgagtgggagttgactggctccaaccagctactgactcaatgtctccagcccatagtgtggattctctacaagatcagacagcagcttcactcctgaatcctgcagctggttcccactcaggtccagttctctgagatgggagggattggacctcagcgccgaggccagagagccacagctgatctctgataaactgcagtacctcaatctaaataaagaagggaaagttTTATAAGgttaagtgaaaccagtattaatctgaaaggttaatcaaaggcatgatctgtaaatatttaatttagttccaggttaaaaaatgatagtaatatgtaattaccacaattccaacctctcaggtttgcactgttccaaaggagaatctatattgttctggccctcactcttcccaggttctcccacctctttccctcccatctcatcatggagatccatctcacctgtggctcatctttaaaggcacaacctgtcttagatgacttcctgtctccctcaccatctccctcctcgttggctggtgtctaccaggcaccctcacctagttttgtctaattttggttaccatctgtcggctttttcattgtccttaaatcagtttatcatgaataagtggtccccgtgtggccctccctcctgaaggaactgggcacaacacacacactcagaaagtgtgaggaccctcggatggaataatggacatttttgagaatggtgtttacctcagagtttccagtcggcagtttggaaagtggagaaaaccacagagcagcttcactcctgaatcctgcagctggttctcactcaggtccagttttctgagatgggagggattggacctcagcgccgaggccagagagccacagctgatctctgataacctgcagtacatcaatctaaataaagaagggaaacttttataaggttataagtgaaaccagtattcatctgaaaggttaatcaaaggcatgatctgtaaatatttaatttagttacaggttaaaaaatgatagtaatatgtaattaccacaattccaacctctcaggtttgcactgttccagaggagaatatatattgttctggccctcactcttcccaggttctcccacctctttccctcccatctcatcatggagatccatctcacctgtggctcatctttaaagaggcacaacctgtcttagatgacttcctgtctccctcaccatctccctcctcgttggctggtgtctaccaggcaccctcacctagttttgtctaattttggttcccatctgtcggctttttcattgtccttaaatcaatttatcatgaataagtggtccccgtgtggccctccctcctgaaggaactgggcacaacacacacactcagaaagtgtgaggaccctcggatggaataatggacatttttgagaatggtgtttaccccagagtttccagtcggcagtttggaaagtggagaaaaccacagagccgcttcactcctgaatccttcagctggttcccactcaggtccagttctctgagatgggagggattggacctcagcgccgaggccagagagccacagctggtctctgataacctgcagcattctaatctgaaaaatgcaggatgaggttatacggtgcaggtctgcatgttatctgcgtcagtactaaacctacgttagttcttagttgggtcagacctgaattcacgatattccaaggaatttttttaatgtggtgcatcacagcagtgttgagaacagcctcacttcaccatcttagcagctggtttataggtagaaaaatgaagactgacctgagcctctccagtttacagtttggactctccagtccagaacagagccgcttcactcctgaatcctgtaacgtgttgtggctcaggtccagaaccctcagattggagaggttggacttcagagctgaggccacagaatcacagctggtctctga comes from Takifugu rubripes unplaced genomic scaffold, fTakRub1.2, whole genome shotgun sequence and encodes:
- the LOC115248128 gene encoding acetylcholine receptor subunit delta-like, with product MFNTFPCVYNHLLSNDAQFNVAYYCNVLVDSAGLCYWSPPAIFTSSCSISVKYFPFDWQDCTLKFTSLTYNAKEIRLLLKEDIVIETKWTVEWIIIDPAS